A region from the Candidatus Hydrogenedentota bacterium genome encodes:
- a CDS encoding sulfatase, whose protein sequence is MMHGPINRRDFLTLASAASLSAAGCATWARHEKQPTRPPNFVFILIDDLGYADVGCFGSTFHETPNIDRLAAGGERFTQAYAACPVCSPTRASIMTGKYPARLKLTDYLKGKRSPEDSPLSPAPYLDELPLEEITVAEALRTAGYATGHVGKWHLGKRGFWPEDQGFDFNFGGCYSGMPKSYFWPAWKGNPPIEGESEGQYLADRLTDEACRFIEANKDRPFYLNFCHYSVHVPIEAKPDKLAKYEEKLKQHPANPGEQNNPRYAAMVESVDDSVGRVMETLERCGIAENTVVVFFSDNGGLSVEEGAHTPATTNAPLRDGKGYLHEGGIREPMIVSWPAAIAAGSVCETPVCSIDFMPTVCALAGVDFRSAGARDVDGVDLSGLLRNPRATLRRDALYWHYPHFSNQGGRPGGAVRAGDWKLIENYEYGKLELYNLKDDIGEAKNLAEVEPARAAQLLEMLRAWRDRVDANMPTPNPKYVPPTR, encoded by the coding sequence ATGATGCACGGCCCAATTAATCGCAGAGACTTCCTGACTTTGGCGTCTGCCGCATCGCTTTCCGCGGCCGGTTGCGCGACTTGGGCCCGACACGAAAAGCAGCCGACCCGACCTCCTAATTTCGTGTTCATCCTGATTGACGACCTTGGATACGCGGACGTTGGGTGCTTCGGCAGTACGTTTCATGAAACGCCAAATATCGACCGGTTGGCTGCGGGCGGAGAACGCTTCACACAAGCCTACGCCGCGTGCCCGGTCTGCTCCCCCACTCGCGCCAGCATCATGACGGGCAAGTACCCCGCACGCCTGAAGCTCACGGACTATCTCAAGGGCAAGCGGAGCCCGGAAGATTCTCCCCTATCACCCGCGCCTTACCTGGATGAGTTGCCGCTGGAGGAGATCACCGTTGCGGAAGCTCTTCGGACGGCGGGGTATGCCACGGGACATGTCGGGAAGTGGCATCTGGGCAAGCGTGGATTCTGGCCCGAAGACCAGGGATTCGATTTCAACTTCGGAGGCTGCTACAGCGGTATGCCAAAGAGTTACTTCTGGCCTGCCTGGAAGGGCAATCCGCCAATCGAGGGTGAGTCGGAAGGCCAGTATCTCGCGGACAGGTTGACCGACGAGGCCTGCCGGTTTATTGAGGCGAATAAGGACCGTCCCTTCTACCTCAACTTTTGCCACTACTCGGTCCATGTGCCGATAGAAGCGAAGCCAGACAAGTTGGCGAAGTACGAAGAGAAGCTGAAGCAGCATCCGGCCAATCCCGGCGAACAAAACAATCCGCGATACGCGGCGATGGTGGAATCGGTCGACGACAGCGTCGGCCGTGTAATGGAGACTTTGGAGCGTTGTGGGATTGCAGAAAACACGGTGGTGGTGTTTTTCTCCGACAACGGTGGTCTATCCGTCGAGGAGGGCGCGCACACGCCGGCGACAACGAATGCTCCGCTGCGAGATGGCAAGGGTTACCTTCACGAAGGCGGTATCCGCGAGCCTATGATTGTGTCGTGGCCCGCGGCCATCGCGGCAGGAAGCGTGTGCGAGACTCCGGTTTGCAGCATTGACTTCATGCCGACGGTCTGCGCACTGGCGGGCGTGGACTTTCGGTCTGCTGGGGCGCGCGATGTGGATGGTGTCGACCTATCCGGATTGCTGCGAAATCCTCGCGCGACGCTTCGCAGGGATGCGTTGTATTGGCATTATCCCCACTTCTCCAATCAGGGGGGCCGGCCTGGAGGCGCAGTACGTGCAGGTGACTGGAAGCTTATCGAGAACTACGAGTATGGGAAGCTGGAACTGTACAACCTGAAAGACGACATCGGCGAGGCCAAGAACTTGGCAGAAGTTGAACCCGCTCGCGCGGCGCAACTTCTCGAAATGTTGCGAGCATGGCGCGATCGCGTGGATGCGAACATGCCGACGCCCAACCCCAAATACGTGCCGCCAACTCGATAA
- a CDS encoding ABC transporter permease has protein sequence MTSRLRGVLRQNWVRPFGTLLFVIILATVFSPYRQVDPASASGWDYAVSKVFAFSHNGIPIFLGGANLANILQQIAVIAVIATGMTLVIISGGIDLSVGSLLALSGTIFAHTLSAKQWPLPFAIAAALLAASLFGLASGVLISGLRMQPFIVTLAAMIGSRGFSRWLVDNANIDIGFGEGSVTRVVEFVAQKMFLIPAFLIVAAIGHILLRMTRFGRYLYAVGGSETAARLTGINVNWVKIRVYTLCGFLAGVAGIMHCCENYQGNPNAGVAYELDAIAAAVIGGTSLAGGKGSIFGTMVGALALGILSNLLGLNNVDENIQFMLKAVIIVIAVWLQLVGTKRDT, from the coding sequence ATGACAAGCAGATTGAGGGGAGTTCTGCGCCAGAATTGGGTGCGGCCGTTTGGAACACTGTTGTTTGTGATAATCCTCGCGACGGTATTCTCACCCTATCGGCAAGTGGATCCTGCCAGCGCGTCTGGGTGGGACTACGCGGTGAGCAAGGTGTTCGCATTTTCTCACAACGGTATCCCCATATTCTTAGGCGGGGCGAACCTCGCGAATATTCTGCAACAGATTGCGGTCATCGCCGTGATTGCGACGGGGATGACATTGGTTATCATCTCCGGTGGAATCGATCTGTCGGTGGGTTCGCTGCTGGCGCTGTCGGGAACGATATTCGCACACACGCTTTCCGCCAAACAGTGGCCTTTGCCTTTCGCCATTGCCGCTGCCTTGCTGGCTGCTTCGCTTTTCGGGCTCGCGAGCGGCGTGCTCATTTCCGGTCTTCGAATGCAGCCATTCATCGTCACCTTGGCGGCCATGATCGGGAGTCGAGGTTTCTCGCGGTGGCTGGTCGACAATGCCAATATCGATATCGGCTTTGGCGAAGGCTCCGTGACGCGGGTTGTCGAATTCGTTGCCCAGAAGATGTTCTTGATTCCGGCGTTTCTCATTGTCGCGGCCATCGGCCACATTCTGCTTCGCATGACACGATTCGGCAGGTATCTCTATGCAGTTGGCGGGAGCGAGACGGCGGCGCGACTGACCGGCATCAATGTCAATTGGGTCAAAATTCGAGTCTATACGCTGTGCGGATTCCTGGCTGGCGTGGCCGGCATCATGCATTGCTGCGAAAACTATCAAGGGAACCCCAACGCGGGCGTCGCCTATGAGTTGGATGCCATCGCGGCAGCCGTCATCGGCGGGACAAGCCTTGCGGGCGGCAAAGGCAGCATCTTTGGAACCATGGTGGGCGCGCTTGCGCTCGGCATCCTCTCCAACCTGCTTGGGCTCAACAACGTCGATGAAAATATTCAGTTCATGTTGAAGGCAGTGATTATCGTCATTGCAGTATGGTTGCAGTTGGTGGGCACGAAAAGAGACACTTAA
- a CDS encoding substrate-binding domain-containing protein, with the protein MKRFGFGVLAVAMCVAMLGCGQQSTPTNGPTEGAGGQTPAAGAQKKLVIGFSQCNSAEPYRTAQNNIFQSKIKEYGDKYELVIHDAQQDNSRQRAQIETLITQKVDLLIVAPNEATPLTPVVKKAHDAGIKVICLERDLAEPVYDVFVGADNVVIGEMAGQYVKEYCEGKGLQNPVIVEMKGYLGTKPQEERHNGARKSIDTIAGVKVIEEVANWLQDEAKKRMQTILQANPKIDVVYAHNDPMAIGCYLAAQEAGREKEMIFVGVDGLGGEAGGIKKVMDGVLACTFIYPPCASEALDVAIKMLNGEPVEPRLILQPTKVTPENAKELYEKATVAAP; encoded by the coding sequence GTGAAACGGTTTGGCTTTGGCGTGTTGGCGGTGGCGATGTGCGTGGCGATGCTGGGATGCGGACAGCAGTCAACTCCAACAAACGGTCCTACGGAAGGCGCGGGCGGTCAGACGCCTGCGGCAGGCGCGCAGAAGAAGTTGGTGATCGGGTTCTCCCAATGCAACAGCGCCGAACCCTACCGTACGGCACAGAACAACATTTTTCAATCGAAGATCAAGGAGTACGGAGACAAGTACGAGTTGGTCATTCACGATGCGCAACAGGACAATTCGCGCCAACGCGCCCAGATTGAAACCCTGATCACCCAAAAGGTGGATCTGTTGATTGTCGCGCCCAACGAAGCGACGCCCCTGACTCCAGTCGTGAAGAAAGCCCACGATGCGGGTATTAAGGTCATCTGCCTTGAACGCGATCTCGCGGAACCGGTCTACGATGTTTTCGTGGGTGCGGATAACGTCGTGATTGGCGAGATGGCCGGTCAGTATGTCAAGGAATACTGCGAAGGAAAAGGCCTGCAGAACCCGGTCATCGTCGAAATGAAGGGCTACCTGGGGACCAAGCCTCAGGAAGAACGTCACAACGGCGCGCGAAAGAGTATCGATACCATCGCGGGCGTAAAGGTAATCGAAGAAGTCGCGAACTGGCTGCAAGACGAGGCGAAGAAGCGGATGCAGACCATCTTGCAGGCCAATCCGAAAATCGACGTGGTCTATGCGCACAACGATCCAATGGCAATTGGCTGCTACCTTGCTGCGCAAGAAGCCGGTCGCGAAAAGGAAATGATTTTCGTCGGTGTCGACGGATTGGGTGGAGAAGCCGGCGGTATCAAGAAAGTCATGGATGGTGTGCTGGCCTGCACCTTTATCTATCCGCCGTGCGCCTCGGAAGCCCTGGATGTCGCCATCAAAATGCTCAATGGGGAGCCGGTTGAGCCTCGCTTAATCCTGCAACCCACGAAAGTGACGCCGGAGAATGCCAAAGAACTCTACGAGAAGGCCACGGTTGCGGCGCCGTAG
- a CDS encoding ankyrin repeat domain-containing protein, with amino-acid sequence MARLLEQDSALLSARNERGKTPLHMAVTSGSTPMVQWLLEHGSEVNAQDSTGLTPLHLAAWWTVTERAKVLLDSGANLEARDAFGDTPLHMAAMHGRNAMVRLLIDRGADASVRNKDGRTPAELARTKRHEFTAQYIEGRIAVR; translated from the coding sequence GTGGCACGTTTGTTGGAGCAGGACTCCGCGCTCCTAAGTGCCCGAAACGAACGCGGCAAGACGCCCTTGCACATGGCCGTCACCAGTGGAAGCACGCCGATGGTTCAATGGCTGCTTGAGCACGGGTCTGAGGTGAATGCCCAGGACTCAACTGGTCTCACGCCCCTGCATCTGGCGGCGTGGTGGACGGTGACGGAGCGAGCAAAAGTCCTGCTGGATTCTGGAGCGAATCTTGAGGCACGAGATGCCTTTGGTGATACGCCACTGCATATGGCGGCCATGCACGGGCGCAATGCAATGGTCCGGCTTCTGATCGATAGGGGGGCAGACGCATCGGTGCGGAACAAGGACGGGCGTACCCCGGCCGAGTTGGCGCGCACGAAGCGTCATGAATTCACGGCGCAATATATCGAAGGCCGCATAGCCGTTCGATAG
- a CDS encoding glycoside hydrolase family 127 protein has protein sequence MRAAYSCFVLVAIVGLLSAAGHAQNTVTEAGELRARIDLVTSRMLEGGEPRFTPDFVLADVELRPDYPRRFSNYSGDLSGRVIGAFSEVPLEKSSPYVDGLVSEALKHQKTDGRFGAESLPFEPSAIGSEHMALLWGNGRLLVGFMEYYAHKSDPSVLVASKRLGDFLLAAVAACSNEEVKNRVLGLGASGMICFSQLNEGLVMLANTTGDSRYLDACKSIQTWFPAERGKQHSHGYLTTLRGLVMQYEASRDSALLETVEKLYESLVTSPELMVYGGVKEFFGDPNYECDEGCSEADFLRLGLQLWRITGKAGYLNRAEHILYNQFYANQYATGDFGHHFYSAKGITRKGGHGRAWWCCTMHGMRAFRDVLDAVVTCDSNRVRVNLIDSVQWTNDEFGITTTADRSSKNGVLRIRVDKAPEKGVPISIRVPDWMLGESVASGGQPLKSGKEDGYLVLDKSLRAGETAELSFEYKLQFLMRDGTVADVSQLTAEPTEAMVQYGPWLLGIDEHFNPLFYSEPMSDNVVTIPAAPRLDESRIGSALAVNAAHLQCNYVHGGYPDVQQVTLRPVSERTLHAPQEFMTWLRIRAER, from the coding sequence ATGAGAGCAGCATATTCTTGTTTTGTCCTTGTGGCGATAGTGGGGCTGTTGTCCGCCGCGGGCCACGCGCAGAATACCGTCACGGAGGCGGGGGAGCTTCGGGCTCGCATCGACCTGGTGACGTCTCGGATGCTCGAAGGCGGGGAGCCTCGCTTTACACCCGACTTCGTCCTGGCGGATGTGGAACTGCGCCCTGACTATCCACGGCGCTTTTCCAACTACAGCGGCGATCTGTCGGGACGGGTCATCGGTGCCTTCTCCGAGGTGCCTTTGGAAAAGAGTAGCCCCTATGTGGATGGACTCGTCTCCGAAGCCCTCAAGCATCAAAAGACAGATGGACGGTTCGGCGCGGAATCGCTACCGTTCGAACCCAGTGCCATTGGCAGTGAGCATATGGCGCTCTTGTGGGGCAACGGACGGCTGCTTGTCGGGTTCATGGAGTACTACGCACACAAATCCGATCCCTCCGTGTTGGTTGCATCTAAGCGATTGGGCGACTTCCTGCTGGCGGCCGTTGCCGCGTGTTCGAACGAGGAAGTGAAGAATCGTGTGCTCGGCCTTGGAGCCTCCGGGATGATCTGTTTCAGCCAGCTCAACGAAGGGCTGGTAATGCTGGCTAACACCACCGGCGACTCGCGCTACCTGGACGCATGCAAAAGCATTCAGACATGGTTTCCCGCGGAACGCGGAAAACAACATTCGCACGGCTACCTCACGACACTGCGCGGCCTTGTCATGCAGTATGAGGCTTCGCGCGACTCGGCATTGCTTGAGACGGTGGAGAAGCTCTATGAATCACTTGTCACGTCACCGGAGTTGATGGTCTATGGCGGCGTTAAAGAATTCTTTGGCGACCCCAATTACGAATGCGATGAAGGTTGTTCGGAAGCCGACTTCCTGAGGCTTGGTCTTCAGCTTTGGCGGATTACCGGAAAGGCCGGCTACCTGAATCGCGCCGAACATATTCTCTACAACCAGTTCTACGCGAACCAGTACGCGACCGGAGATTTTGGACATCACTTCTACTCCGCCAAGGGAATCACGCGAAAGGGCGGTCACGGCCGCGCGTGGTGGTGCTGCACGATGCATGGCATGCGCGCCTTCCGCGACGTGCTGGACGCCGTTGTCACGTGCGACTCGAATCGCGTTCGCGTCAACCTCATCGATTCCGTGCAATGGACGAATGACGAGTTCGGAATCACGACTACCGCAGACCGCTCCTCGAAAAACGGCGTCCTGCGCATACGCGTGGACAAGGCCCCTGAGAAGGGAGTGCCCATCTCCATACGCGTTCCGGACTGGATGCTCGGCGAATCCGTTGCTTCCGGCGGCCAACCCCTCAAGTCCGGCAAAGAAGACGGCTACTTGGTCCTGGATAAATCACTTCGCGCGGGGGAGACTGCAGAACTGAGTTTCGAATATAAACTGCAGTTCTTGATGCGCGATGGAACTGTCGCAGATGTCTCTCAACTTACGGCGGAACCCACCGAAGCGATGGTGCAATACGGGCCTTGGCTTTTGGGGATTGATGAGCACTTCAATCCGCTCTTCTACAGCGAACCGATGAGCGACAATGTCGTGACAATTCCTGCAGCCCCCAGACTTGACGAGAGCCGCATCGGGTCCGCGCTTGCAGTCAATGCCGCTCACCTGCAATGCAATTACGTGCACGGCGGCTACCCGGACGTGCAGCAAGTTACTTTGCGCCCTGTCTCGGAACGTACGCTGCACGCGCCACAGGAATTCATGACGTGGCTGCGGATCCGTGCGGAACGATAA
- a CDS encoding DMT family transporter — MSKSKTGSRIQLLLAVVIWSTAEVVTRTIVGKITPVQLSCLRFGVGAIPLLLILPFDLRGKGLRLTPRILLHVAWVAPIGVVLANITYQYSLVYAGASVVATAFGTSPLLTMFFSTLVMREPMRIRRVAGVVLGFAGIAVLAMSDESPTYSFWGMTFALISALSIAIFTVGVKQVAGPYSGLPVTALCAGCGALYFIPMVVWEGRWETVASLGSIWPQLAYLSIVVTGLAYLLYFRGLEGVDATQAASSLFLKPPLATALAAWVLGEPVTWKLGVALVAVLGGLYLVIVAGASPVAAESGASP, encoded by the coding sequence GTGTCAAAGTCGAAAACAGGCAGCCGGATTCAACTGCTACTTGCCGTAGTGATTTGGAGTACGGCCGAGGTTGTCACGCGCACGATCGTCGGCAAGATTACCCCGGTTCAGCTTTCCTGTCTGCGCTTCGGAGTAGGCGCGATCCCGTTGCTCCTCATCTTGCCATTCGACTTGCGCGGCAAGGGCCTGCGCCTTACCCCGCGCATACTCTTGCACGTAGCTTGGGTAGCGCCAATCGGTGTGGTTCTTGCCAATATCACCTATCAGTACAGCCTCGTATACGCAGGAGCCAGTGTCGTGGCGACTGCCTTCGGCACCAGCCCTCTGCTCACCATGTTCTTCTCCACGCTGGTCATGCGCGAACCGATGCGAATCCGGCGCGTAGCGGGAGTCGTCCTGGGTTTTGCAGGCATCGCCGTCCTGGCGATGAGCGATGAGTCTCCAACGTATTCATTCTGGGGCATGACCTTTGCCCTCATTAGCGCGCTGTCAATTGCCATTTTTACCGTTGGCGTCAAGCAAGTTGCCGGACCGTATTCCGGTCTGCCCGTAACCGCCCTCTGTGCGGGTTGTGGCGCCCTCTATTTCATCCCGATGGTGGTGTGGGAAGGACGTTGGGAGACCGTCGCTTCACTCGGGAGCATCTGGCCTCAGTTGGCCTATCTTTCCATTGTGGTCACCGGTCTCGCGTATCTCCTGTATTTCCGTGGCCTTGAAGGTGTCGACGCTACGCAAGCCGCAAGCAGCCTGTTCCTGAAACCTCCATTGGCCACGGCCCTTGCGGCATGGGTCCTTGGCGAGCCGGTGACGTGGAAGCTGGGCGTTGCGCTGGTAGCCGTACTTGGCGGTCTCTATCTCGTCATTGTCGCCGGCGCATCGCCGGTCGCGGCTGAAAGCGGGGCAAGTCCCTGA
- the rnhA gene encoding ribonuclease HI: protein MSAALVEIFTDGGCRPNPGVGGWAAILQYGEKIRELSGGESNTTNNRMELTAAVRALEALKRPCRVVLHTDSEYVKRGITEWMPQWKRSGWKRREGELKNKDLWQKLDSLTQSHTIDWRWVKGHAGHPMNERCDELATLEIEKRAPAYGD from the coding sequence ATGAGTGCAGCGTTGGTTGAGATTTTCACAGACGGAGGATGTCGTCCCAATCCGGGCGTGGGCGGATGGGCCGCCATCCTTCAGTACGGCGAAAAAATACGCGAGCTATCCGGTGGAGAGTCCAATACCACGAACAACCGTATGGAACTCACCGCGGCGGTGCGCGCGCTTGAAGCACTGAAACGGCCGTGCCGCGTCGTCCTCCACACCGATTCCGAGTACGTGAAACGCGGCATTACCGAATGGATGCCCCAATGGAAGCGAAGCGGCTGGAAGCGCCGCGAAGGCGAATTGAAGAACAAAGACCTGTGGCAGAAACTGGATAGCCTGACGCAGAGTCATACGATAGACTGGAGATGGGTGAAAGGACATGCCGGGCACCCCATGAACGAACGCTGTGATGAACTGGCAACTCTGGAAATCGAGAAGCGCGCCCCGGCATATGGCGATTGA
- a CDS encoding PAS domain S-box protein, with the protein MSATRQRLRLPLYMIPIVLGLCGVRFAREVSAPEIRFTVILISVAGPSFALGILLNRGRQAGYQRFVLVTGVIMLFVGAMVTVANLSNTVTGTSPVPENIEELSRWIGLVSLVVGLAAILFIIARREQQIEEMGERFAHLAEHLNEGFILTGADGTITLANNALLEIMGLKREDIVGKNSQALAEELDLKPMLTPFSGRSKGGASEYGVTWRVNGEERQLWFNATSLFNWRGNFAGALATVRDVTEQHRLSKRLERYAEELQRVVDERTHRLQQSEQRYRELLVHMNEGFVTVDASYRVRFANARMCEMLLVDPEDIIGHDMFDFVEAASKGRLLELFEVARSSYADRMQQDLSLIRTGGASVQVMAAISPIEESPGQEARFSLVMTDVTDLMRMQSELEQRAHELEEANVELRMLDRAKDSFLASVSHELRTPLSTVRGYAEMLESGNLGTLASAQQGALRVLMRNVERLGTLIDEMIEFSRMEVRGVRLHHTIFSMGQLLRECAASIKPQALARELEVSAEGPQEDVLMWGDRKRIAQVLAIFLSNAVKFSSKGNTITITGTLREDGVVALAVADTGIGIPLNLHKRVFDKFFQADNTLARKYEGAGIGLSIAKSISEAHGGTIELVSEPNKGSIFTLVLPGCAFDHASVPFTEPTGPKLNVLCVASDRVYAQALADVLGRDGYDVHTTVKGHEAIREWKERKYDLLVVDEIMEDLSGAAMLSRVTQDWSELDCTVLLLVGEEGLRREDSHHVPVAVPVLAKPFAPARLLAMIKHVLGQSELSDDTADLAWRNSTHADKGMVLAISHDGDLLDWLSTALSRRKFVCVGVTDLDRARDRLKERLPDLILADLDGTDGSEGSFLGMVRQLGRDCGAKVCVMTGLPSEYSGLDVEDELPLLQKPFSVKELSEVVGAAMVGSVRSSMIK; encoded by the coding sequence ATGAGTGCAACTCGCCAGCGTCTGCGCTTGCCGCTGTACATGATTCCCATCGTATTGGGTCTGTGCGGCGTGCGGTTTGCGCGCGAGGTCAGCGCCCCGGAAATCCGTTTCACTGTCATCCTGATTTCCGTTGCAGGCCCATCCTTCGCTCTGGGCATCCTCCTAAACCGCGGCCGGCAGGCGGGATATCAACGGTTTGTACTCGTTACTGGCGTCATTATGTTGTTCGTCGGCGCTATGGTCACCGTGGCAAATCTCTCCAATACGGTCACCGGTACGAGCCCCGTACCCGAGAACATCGAGGAGTTGTCCCGATGGATCGGCTTGGTCAGCCTCGTGGTTGGCCTGGCCGCCATTCTCTTCATCATTGCCCGCAGAGAACAACAGATTGAGGAAATGGGTGAACGCTTTGCGCATTTGGCGGAGCACTTGAACGAAGGGTTCATTCTCACCGGCGCAGACGGAACGATCACCCTCGCCAACAACGCCCTCCTCGAGATCATGGGATTGAAGCGCGAGGACATCGTAGGCAAGAACAGCCAGGCATTGGCGGAAGAGTTGGATCTGAAACCGATGCTTACGCCTTTCTCGGGACGTTCCAAAGGCGGGGCATCCGAATACGGTGTGACTTGGCGCGTCAACGGTGAAGAACGTCAGCTCTGGTTCAATGCCACGTCTCTCTTCAACTGGCGGGGCAATTTTGCGGGAGCACTGGCCACCGTCCGCGACGTAACCGAACAGCATCGTCTCTCGAAGCGCCTCGAACGCTATGCGGAAGAGCTGCAACGCGTTGTGGACGAACGCACGCACCGCCTGCAGCAGAGCGAGCAGCGCTACCGCGAACTGCTTGTTCACATGAACGAAGGCTTCGTTACGGTCGACGCCTCATACAGGGTGCGGTTCGCAAACGCCCGCATGTGCGAAATGCTCCTGGTCGATCCCGAAGATATCATCGGCCACGATATGTTCGACTTCGTGGAAGCCGCAAGCAAGGGAAGGCTGCTGGAATTGTTCGAGGTGGCACGTTCCTCATATGCCGATCGCATGCAGCAGGACTTAAGTCTCATTCGAACGGGGGGGGCGAGCGTCCAGGTTATGGCAGCTATTTCGCCCATCGAAGAGTCCCCGGGCCAGGAAGCCCGGTTCTCGCTCGTGATGACCGACGTAACCGACCTGATGCGCATGCAAAGCGAACTGGAACAACGCGCGCACGAGTTGGAAGAAGCCAACGTCGAATTGCGTATGTTGGACCGCGCCAAAGACAGTTTCCTCGCGAGCGTTTCGCACGAATTGAGGACTCCCTTGAGCACGGTGCGCGGCTATGCGGAAATGCTCGAGTCCGGAAACCTGGGCACATTGGCCTCCGCACAGCAAGGCGCGCTGCGCGTATTAATGCGCAACGTGGAGCGGTTGGGAACCCTCATCGACGAGATGATCGAGTTCAGCCGCATGGAAGTGCGTGGAGTCCGCCTGCATCACACGATCTTCTCAATGGGACAGTTGCTTCGTGAATGCGCGGCCTCGATCAAGCCTCAAGCTTTGGCCCGCGAATTGGAGGTGTCGGCGGAAGGTCCGCAAGAAGATGTACTGATGTGGGGCGACCGAAAGCGCATCGCGCAGGTCCTCGCCATCTTCCTCTCGAACGCAGTCAAATTCTCGTCGAAAGGCAACACAATCACGATCACGGGCACGTTGCGCGAAGACGGAGTAGTCGCGCTGGCCGTTGCCGACACGGGTATCGGCATTCCTCTCAATCTGCACAAGCGGGTCTTCGACAAGTTCTTTCAGGCCGACAACACTCTCGCCCGCAAATACGAGGGGGCCGGCATAGGCCTTTCCATCGCCAAGAGCATTTCGGAAGCCCATGGAGGGACCATCGAACTCGTAAGCGAACCCAACAAGGGGAGCATCTTCACGTTGGTTCTGCCTGGATGTGCATTCGATCACGCCAGCGTGCCCTTCACCGAACCCACGGGACCCAAACTCAACGTTCTGTGCGTAGCCAGCGACCGTGTATATGCGCAGGCGCTCGCCGATGTCCTGGGGAGGGATGGATACGATGTTCACACCACCGTCAAGGGACATGAAGCCATTCGCGAGTGGAAGGAACGGAAATACGATCTCCTGGTTGTTGATGAGATCATGGAAGACCTGAGCGGAGCCGCTATGCTGAGCCGCGTAACCCAGGATTGGTCGGAGCTGGATTGCACGGTCCTGCTGCTGGTTGGTGAGGAGGGGCTTCGCCGCGAAGACAGTCACCATGTGCCTGTGGCCGTCCCTGTTCTTGCGAAACCTTTTGCACCGGCACGTCTGCTCGCCATGATTAAACATGTTTTGGGACAGTCCGAACTCTCGGATGACACGGCTGACCTCGCCTGGCGCAACTCGACACATGCCGACAAAGGCATGGTGTTGGCGATTAGTCATGATGGGGATTTGCTTGATTGGCTCTCCACGGCGTTGTCGCGGCGCAAGTTCGTCTGCGTGGGCGTGACCGATCTCGATCGTGCGCGTGATCGTCTCAAGGAGCGTCTGCCGGATTTGATTCTCGCCGATTTGGACGGTACCGATGGATCGGAAGGATCGTTCCTTGGAATGGTTCGCCAGCTTGGCCGTGACTGCGGAGCTAAGGTTTGTGTCATGACCGGTTTGCCCTCGGAGTATTCAGGTCTTGACGTCGAGGATGAGCTTCCGCTTCTGCAAAAGCCATTCAGTGTCAAGGAACTCAGCGAGGTAGTGGGAGCCGCAATGGTTGGCTCTGTGCGATCAAGCATGATAAAGTGA